A single region of the Vicia villosa cultivar HV-30 ecotype Madison, WI linkage group LG4, Vvil1.0, whole genome shotgun sequence genome encodes:
- the LOC131597755 gene encoding uncharacterized protein LOC131597755, whose translation MLETQISQVEQQKAPTSVPACTFPGQPEPNPKRHAHAIILRSGTELNEPSEPRLKNPAVYQNLGKTTDKESEPKEKEKEDKDVEAVEKEVQYVPPPPYKPPILYPQRFEKSKNVWQFKKFIELLKQLNITIPFTESITQIPSYAKFLKEILSNKKKIEDNKTITLTAECNAIIQNKMPHKLKDPGSFSIPCNIGNFVIDKALCDLGASISLMPLSICEKLAMGDLRPTKMSIMLSSRRH comes from the coding sequence ATGCTTGAGACACAAATTTCTCAAGTGGAACAACAAAAAGCACCTACTTCTGTACCTGCATGCACTTTTCCTGGCCAACCAGAACCGAATCCAAAACGACATGCACATGCTATTATACTACGAAGTGGTACAGAGTTAAACGAACCATCTGAACCTAGACTTAAAAACCCAGCTGTGTACCAAAACCTTGGTAAGACAACTGATAAAGAAAGTGAACCCAAAGAAAAGGAGAAGGAAGATAAAGATGTTGAGGCTGTAGAAAAAGAAGTACAATACGTGCCTCCGCCACCTTATAAACCACCTATCCTATATCCTCAAAGATTCGAAAAATCTAAAAACGTATGGCAGTTTAAGAAATTTATTGAACTTCTTAAACAGTTAAACATCACAATTCCTTTTACTGAATCTATCACTCAAATACCCTCGTACGCTAAGTTCCTTAAGGAAATTTTGTCGAACAAGAAAAAGATAGAAGATAACAAAACCATTACACTTACTGCTGAGTGTAACgcgataattcaaaataaaatgcctCATAAGCTGAAAGACCCAGGAAGTTTTTCCATACCTTGTAACATAGGAAACTTTGTCATAGACAAAGCTCTATGCGACTTAGGAGCCAGTATTAGCTTAATGCCCCTATCCATATGCGAAAAGCTGGCAATGGGAGATCTAAGACCAACTAAGATGTCAATAATGCTATCTAGTAGACGTCATTGA
- the LOC131599584 gene encoding chitinase 2-like codes for MSKLIFREYIGVNQSSTSLTGFPTEIINTKNFEFHFILGFASEEYDKNGKGKGIFKETWDVDYFGPEKVKILKENNPNVKVVISIGGRDVKTPFDPVEEYSWDRKAVKSLKELIGKYKNDSGNMIDGIDINYETIKTNNDLFVKCISRVITQLKNDLGLNINVVSIALSEKNEPYYRTLYYANKDNINWVDYQFYDQEKLVSSAEAFIEIYNNLIKDYGPDKVLPGISTDPIDTKNVKITQHNFIDGCVKLLHSSKLPGVFLWNANDSANPSEGENEPYALEYTLQDALTI; via the coding sequence ATGTCTAAACTTATCTTTCGGGAATACATTGGTGTGAACCAATCTTCAACAAGTTTAACTGGTTTTCCAACTGaaatcatcaacaccaaaaacTTTGAATTCCACTTCATTTTGGGCTTTGCTAGTGAGGAGTATGACAAAAATGGAAAAGGCAAaggaattttcaaagaaacttgggaTGTGGATTACTTCGGTCCAGAGAAAGtgaaaattttgaaggaaaacaaTCCAAATGTTAAGGTGGTAATAAGCATCGGAGGTCGTGATGTTAAAACTCCATTTGATCCTGTTGAGGAATATTCTTGGGATAGGAAGGCTGTAAAATCACTCAAAGAGCTTATCGGAAAATACAAGAATGATAGCGGTAACATGATTGATGGCATTGACATCAATTATGAAACTATCAAAACTAATAATGACCTATTCGTTAAGTGCATAAGCCGAGTTATAACACAACTCAAGAATGATCTTGGCCTAAATATTAACGTGGTATCCATTGCTCTATCTGAGAAAAATGAACCCTACTACCGCACTTTGTATTATGCTAACAAAGACAATATCAATTGGGTTGACTATCAATTCTATGATCAAGAAAAACTTGTATCTTCAGCTGAGGCCTTTATAGAGATATATAACAATTTAATAAAAGACTACGGTCCTGATAAAGTCCTTCCCGGAATTAGCACCGACCCAATTGACACTAAGAATGTTAAGATTACACAACATAATTTCATTGATGGCTGCGTAAAACTATTACACTCGTCAAAACTCCCCGGGGTTTTTCTCTGGAACGCTAATGACTCTGCTAATCCCTCTGAGGGTGAGAACGAACCTTATGCCCTAGAGTATACCTTGCAAGACGCCCTCACCATATGA